One segment of Methanobrevibacter sp. DNA contains the following:
- a CDS encoding sugar phosphate isomerase/epimerase: MKLGFSLLSLFMKDVDEMLSIAEDNGFDSVELLAEGPYRQDLLLGNKEITEAFHSYDLDIYMHAVNVDINLASLNDGIRRESVKQTKQCLDLADEIGAIGVTAHPGKIGRPEKFLRDMALGFLTESTHELVAYAEDKEAKISIENMPERFSYLGNRAYELENLTNETGCSITIDLGHVNTCEDQESFFKIPNILYNHINDNDGIKDKHQAVGDGTLDLNLLKYVDHGIIELNNFDNVLKSKKVIEDFLREN; encoded by the coding sequence ATGAAATTAGGGTTTTCACTTCTTTCACTTTTCATGAAAGATGTAGATGAGATGCTTTCGATAGCGGAAGACAATGGATTTGACAGTGTTGAATTGCTTGCGGAAGGCCCATATAGACAGGACCTTTTACTTGGAAACAAGGAAATTACTGAAGCATTCCACTCATATGACCTTGACATTTACATGCATGCTGTAAACGTTGATATAAATCTTGCAAGCCTGAATGACGGAATTCGAAGGGAATCCGTAAAGCAAACCAAACAGTGCCTTGACCTTGCCGATGAGATAGGTGCCATCGGGGTGACTGCCCATCCTGGAAAGATAGGCAGGCCTGAAAAATTCCTAAGGGATATGGCTCTTGGATTCCTGACCGAATCAACCCATGAGCTGGTTGCTTATGCGGAGGATAAGGAAGCAAAGATATCCATAGAAAACATGCCTGAACGTTTCTCTTATCTTGGAAACCGTGCATATGAACTTGAAAACCTCACCAATGAGACAGGCTGCAGCATCACAATAGATTTGGGCCATGTGAACACCTGTGAGGACCAGGAAAGCTTCTTCAAGATTCCTAACATTCTTTACAATCATATCAATGACAATGATGGAATAAAGGACAAGCACCAGGCTGTCGGTGACGGAACCCTTGACTTGAATCTATTGAAATATGTGGATCATGGAATAATTGAATTGAATAATTTCGATAATGTTTTAAAAAGCAAAAAGGTAATAGAGGATTTCTTAAGGGAAAATTAG
- a CDS encoding ParA family protein encodes MGETIAVMNQKGGCGKTTTVVNLATSLAAMGKAVLVVDMDPQANATTSFGINKTEIKKTVYTALVNECSVQKATIPTKIENLFILPSNIDLSGIEVELSKEANYHIALKNLLEPIKGIFDYIIIDLPPSLGIITINSLIAADSVLIPIQAEYFALEGLADLMNTIKLVETRLRSPTPIKGILLTLYDARTRLGREVYSELKKYFKDKEYVFNTTIPRNIRLAEAPSYGKPCIVYDPQSKGSIAYLKLAKELLEMDEK; translated from the coding sequence ATGGGAGAAACAATTGCCGTAATGAATCAGAAGGGCGGATGCGGAAAGACCACTACTGTGGTGAACCTGGCGACATCACTTGCTGCCATGGGTAAGGCAGTGCTCGTAGTCGATATGGATCCCCAAGCCAATGCAACAACAAGTTTCGGAATAAACAAGACAGAAATCAAGAAGACAGTATACACAGCTTTGGTAAACGAATGCAGTGTTCAAAAAGCTACAATTCCAACAAAAATCGAAAACCTTTTCATACTTCCAAGCAATATTGACTTAAGCGGAATCGAAGTGGAATTGAGCAAGGAAGCAAACTATCACATTGCACTTAAAAATCTTCTTGAACCTATAAAAGGCATTTTCGACTACATCATTATAGACTTGCCGCCATCACTTGGTATAATAACTATAAACTCATTGATTGCTGCAGACAGCGTATTGATACCGATTCAAGCGGAATACTTTGCACTTGAAGGATTGGCAGATCTCATGAACACAATCAAGCTTGTGGAAACAAGACTAAGAAGTCCAACTCCAATAAAGGGCATACTCTTAACACTCTATGATGCAAGAACCAGGTTAGGCAGAGAGGTATATTCCGAACTCAAGAAATACTTCAAGGACAAGGAATATGTATTCAACACAACCATTCCAAGGAACATACGCTTGGCAGAGGCCCCAAGTTACGGAAAGCCTTGCATAGTTTATGATCCCCAAAGCAAAGGGTCAATAGCTTACCTGAAGCTTGCAAAGGAATTGTTGGAAATGGATGAAAAATAG
- a CDS encoding NADH:flavin oxidoreductase, with protein sequence MLNTALKIKNITIPNRIMMPPMARELSDEGKVSDALIEYYAKRAEGTGLIIVEHEYVSPEGIASPKQLSMADDSVIDGFRKLTDAIHSKGSFAIAQLNHAGIESISHNKLNLNEMTLDEIDHVKESFVKAAVRSKKAGFDGVEIHAAHGYFLSQFYSPYTNKRTDDYGGTLENRIRLHNEIIADVREAVGEDYVIAIRFGAYDYLEGGSKLEDIPIAVESFVKSGADLIDISGGLCRYVNPNSKEPGYFRQLSKIAKDSCDVPVILTGGVKKAKDAENLLNEGFCDLIGIGRALLMDAEWSKKALKYLENVQ encoded by the coding sequence ATGCTAAACACAGCTTTGAAAATAAAGAACATTACAATTCCAAATCGCATTATGATGCCTCCGATGGCAAGGGAATTGAGTGATGAGGGAAAGGTCAGTGATGCATTGATTGAATACTACGCCAAAAGGGCAGAAGGCACAGGCCTTATAATAGTGGAGCACGAATACGTTTCACCGGAAGGGATTGCAAGCCCTAAACAGCTTTCAATGGCAGATGACAGTGTTATCGATGGATTTAGGAAATTGACTGATGCCATACATTCAAAAGGCAGCTTTGCAATAGCTCAATTGAACCACGCCGGCATTGAATCAATATCTCATAATAAACTCAATTTGAATGAAATGACCCTTGATGAAATAGATCATGTGAAGGAATCATTTGTCAAGGCTGCTGTACGTAGCAAGAAAGCGGGCTTCGATGGTGTGGAAATACATGCCGCTCACGGATACTTCCTAAGCCAGTTCTATTCACCATACACCAACAAAAGAACTGATGATTATGGCGGAACCCTCGAAAATCGCATTAGATTGCATAATGAAATAATCGCAGATGTCCGTGAGGCTGTAGGTGAGGATTATGTCATAGCCATCCGCTTTGGCGCCTATGATTATCTTGAAGGGGGATCAAAGCTTGAAGATATACCAATAGCCGTTGAATCTTTTGTAAAATCTGGAGCTGATTTGATTGACATCAGCGGAGGCCTTTGCAGATATGTGAATCCAAACAGCAAGGAGCCAGGATACTTTAGGCAGCTCAGCAAAATAGCTAAGGACTCATGTGATGTTCCTGTGATTCTTACCGGTGGCGTTAAGAAAGCTAAAGATGCTGAAAATCTGTTGAATGAAGGATTCTGTGACCTGATTGGGATTGGGAGAGCATTATTAATGGATGCAGAATGGTCTAAAAAGGCATTGAAATATTTGGAAAATGTTCAATAA
- a CDS encoding TrpB-like pyridoxal phosphate-dependent enzyme, which produces MQYRIDLTNDEVPTKWYNINADLPVELPAPKNSEGKDQIGTLPKIFVNECLNQEFATDRYIDIPKEVRELYQRLGRPTPLCRARGLEEKLNTPAKIYYKREDTSPTGSHKLNSAIAQAYYAKKEGVERITTETGAGQWGTALSLAASMMGIDCTVYMVRVSYDQKPFRKTIMQLYDGDVHASPSTNTEVGRKVLAETPDTPGSLGIAISEAVEDALKYDNVKYTLGSVLNHVILHQTTIGQEIKLQLEKAEAEPDTMIACVGGGSNFGGSLFPFLKDKIQGNSDTEFIAVEPSACPTLTEGEYRYDFGDNMGFTPLLKMFTLGHDFVAPSVHAGGLRYHGMNTQVSLLKELGYIKPVTAHQRDVFAAGKMFAMCEGIIPAPETNHAIKAAIDEAKKCKETGEEKTIVVNFSGHGLMDFKGYASFMDGSMENSK; this is translated from the coding sequence ATGCAATACAGAATTGATTTAACTAATGATGAAGTACCAACCAAATGGTACAATATTAACGCTGATTTACCTGTAGAACTTCCTGCTCCTAAAAACAGTGAAGGAAAGGATCAAATAGGCACATTGCCTAAAATATTCGTAAACGAATGTCTTAATCAAGAGTTCGCTACCGACAGATACATAGATATCCCAAAAGAGGTAAGGGAACTCTACCAAAGATTAGGAAGACCTACTCCTTTATGCAGAGCAAGAGGATTGGAAGAGAAACTCAACACCCCTGCAAAGATTTACTATAAGCGGGAAGACACCTCTCCAACGGGTTCTCACAAGCTGAACAGTGCAATAGCTCAGGCATACTATGCTAAAAAGGAAGGTGTCGAAAGAATTACCACAGAAACCGGTGCAGGTCAATGGGGTACTGCATTATCCCTTGCAGCATCCATGATGGGTATCGACTGTACCGTCTATATGGTAAGGGTTTCATATGATCAAAAGCCTTTCAGAAAAACCATCATGCAATTGTATGATGGGGATGTTCATGCTTCTCCAAGTACTAATACAGAAGTTGGTAGAAAAGTGCTTGCAGAAACTCCAGACACTCCAGGTTCCCTTGGAATCGCAATTTCCGAAGCTGTTGAAGATGCATTGAAATACGATAATGTGAAATACACCCTTGGTAGCGTATTGAACCACGTTATCCTGCATCAAACAACCATAGGTCAGGAAATCAAATTGCAGCTTGAAAAGGCTGAAGCGGAACCTGACACAATGATTGCCTGTGTTGGTGGTGGAAGTAACTTCGGCGGATCCTTGTTCCCATTCCTTAAAGACAAGATCCAAGGAAACAGCGATACAGAATTCATAGCTGTAGAGCCTTCAGCATGTCCTACATTGACCGAAGGGGAATACAGATACGACTTTGGAGACAATATGGGATTCACTCCACTATTGAAGATGTTTACTTTAGGACACGATTTCGTAGCTCCTTCCGTACATGCAGGCGGACTCAGATACCATGGTATGAACACACAAGTGTCATTGCTTAAGGAATTAGGCTACATCAAACCTGTAACAGCCCATCAAAGGGATGTCTTTGCAGCAGGTAAGATGTTTGCAATGTGCGAAGGAATCATTCCAGCACCTGAAACAAACCATGCAATCAAGGCAGCTATTGATGAAGCTAAGAAATGTAAGGAAACCGGTGAGGAAAAAACCATTGTTGTCAACTTCTCTGGCCATGGTTTAATGGACTTCAAAGGTTACGCAAGCTTTATGGATGGATCTATGGAAAACTCCAAATAG
- a CDS encoding HAD family hydrolase, translating to MTKKAIVFDNSGTLIERFRVIKDVSTGELITHVNSLDLIDSCLNAALVVLQFNTKRLTGLNPDTLISDFILENNIDFDISYYSTEVSKEEITAILEKDSAVIKDITDTFPLLKERVPNMEICNGSAVIIDIAEERIAYTITSAGQLFGGVKDTIAKLQDNDIDVFIASGDRSGAIKRLANITGIPEEHAFATASTHGKAEIVANLQHEGYKVMMVGDGPNDILAFEQADRAVLTTEQKDGDFPDKLKGYADFVIEDISEVLQIDF from the coding sequence ATGACCAAGAAAGCCATTGTATTTGATAACTCCGGAACATTGATAGAAAGGTTTCGGGTCATAAAGGATGTTTCCACAGGAGAACTGATCACTCATGTCAACTCCTTAGACCTTATAGACAGCTGCTTGAATGCGGCCCTCGTTGTTCTTCAATTCAATACAAAACGTCTCACTGGCCTCAATCCAGATACATTGATAAGCGATTTCATTTTGGAAAACAACATTGATTTTGACATCAGCTATTATTCAACAGAGGTTTCCAAGGAGGAAATAACAGCCATTTTGGAAAAGGATTCCGCTGTTATAAAGGACATTACAGATACTTTCCCATTATTGAAGGAAAGGGTTCCAAATATGGAAATATGCAACGGTTCAGCTGTCATTATAGATATTGCAGAGGAAAGAATAGCTTATACAATCACATCTGCAGGGCAGTTGTTCGGCGGTGTCAAGGATACAATAGCCAAGCTTCAGGATAATGATATAGATGTCTTCATTGCTTCAGGGGACAGGTCCGGAGCAATCAAGAGGCTTGCAAACATTACAGGCATACCTGAAGAGCATGCATTTGCAACAGCAAGCACCCATGGAAAAGCGGAAATTGTTGCAAATCTTCAACATGAAGGGTATAAGGTAATGATGGTTGGTGATGGCCCAAATGATATTTTGGCATTTGAGCAAGCTGATAGAGCAGTTCTAACTACAGAACAGAAAGATGGCGATTTTCCAGACAAATTGAAAGGATATGCTGATTTTGTAATAGAAGACATTTCCGAAGTTCTTCAAATCGATTTCTAA